One genomic region from Longimicrobium sp. encodes:
- a CDS encoding isoprenylcysteine carboxylmethyltransferase family protein, with the protein MQLLRHLLSILLLPFTVTVIVPAWLVRSAGGVRLGWRLPGAGTGLAVAAGVLLILGGVAMLARTIALFATRGRGTLAPWDPPRRLVVTGVYRHVRNPMISGVIAILAGETLLWGLPSVAWWAAIFAASNLIYIPLLEEPMLRDRFGAPYDDYRRNVPRWVPRLHPWTQDQEPS; encoded by the coding sequence ATGCAACTGCTGCGGCACCTGCTCAGCATTCTCCTGCTGCCGTTCACGGTGACGGTGATCGTGCCCGCGTGGCTCGTTCGGAGCGCAGGTGGGGTGCGTCTCGGGTGGCGCCTTCCGGGCGCGGGAACGGGGCTCGCGGTCGCCGCCGGCGTGCTGCTGATCCTCGGCGGGGTGGCGATGCTGGCGCGCACCATCGCGCTCTTCGCCACGCGCGGGCGCGGCACGCTGGCGCCATGGGATCCGCCGCGGCGCCTCGTCGTCACCGGCGTCTATCGCCACGTGCGCAATCCGATGATCAGCGGCGTCATCGCCATCCTCGCGGGCGAGACCCTGCTCTGGGGGCTGCCGTCCGTCGCCTGGTGGGCGGCCATCTTCGCCGCCAGCAACCTCATCTACATCCCCCTGCTCGAAGAGCCCATGCTGCGCGACCGCTTCGGCGCGCCGTACGACGACTACCGCCGCAACGTCCCGCGCTGGGTCCCGCGGCTGCATCCGTGGACGCAGGACCAGGAGCCCTCATGA
- a CDS encoding HAD hydrolase-like protein encodes MKYRLAIFDFDGTLADSFPWFLQVLNEAADTFGFLRASDVADYDTLRGLHARDIGRRLQVPAWKQPLVARWMRRRMARDIGTISLFPGAGEMLHRLDAAGVTIAIVSSNSAANIRRVLGPANAGLVRFYGCGASLFGKRVKLRKVLRDSAITAAEALCVGDEVRDLEAAHAEGIAFGAVAWGYTHADALAAHSPAEMFTRVEEIAERLADLRASAA; translated from the coding sequence ATGAAGTACAGGCTCGCGATCTTCGACTTCGACGGGACGCTGGCGGACTCGTTCCCGTGGTTCCTGCAGGTGCTGAACGAGGCCGCCGACACCTTCGGCTTCCTCCGCGCCTCCGACGTGGCCGACTACGACACGCTGCGCGGCCTCCACGCGCGCGACATCGGCCGGCGGCTGCAGGTGCCCGCGTGGAAGCAGCCGCTCGTCGCGCGCTGGATGCGGCGGCGGATGGCGCGCGACATCGGCACCATCTCCCTCTTCCCCGGCGCCGGCGAGATGCTGCACCGGCTGGACGCGGCGGGCGTGACCATCGCCATCGTCAGCTCCAACTCGGCGGCCAACATCCGCCGCGTGCTGGGGCCCGCGAACGCCGGGCTGGTGCGCTTCTACGGCTGCGGCGCGTCGCTGTTCGGCAAGCGCGTCAAGCTGCGCAAGGTGCTGCGCGACAGCGCGATCACCGCGGCCGAGGCGCTGTGCGTGGGCGACGAGGTGCGCGACCTGGAAGCCGCGCACGCCGAGGGAATCGCGTTCGGTGCCGTGGCGTGGGGATACACGCACGCCGACGCGCTCGCCGCGCACTCGCCCGCGGAGATGTTCACGCGCGTGGAGGAGATCGCCGAGCGGCTGGCGGACCTCCGCGCCTCCGCCGCCTGA
- a CDS encoding DinB family protein, translating to MDDWRGAVWRQFGAAIDMLENAVTACPDALWNDRSRRPEFWYLVFHTLFYLDLYLSPALEGWAPPPPFTLGELEDGILPERVYTKDELLGYLRFGRDKCRESIAALTDEAAGAIRGYGWRDMSAFEWLIYNLRHVQHHTAQLNLLLRQETDAAPRWVGQTQAPLRDGDPSPSP from the coding sequence ATGGATGACTGGAGAGGAGCGGTATGGCGGCAGTTCGGCGCCGCCATCGACATGCTGGAGAACGCGGTCACCGCGTGCCCGGACGCGCTGTGGAACGACCGCTCGCGCCGGCCGGAGTTCTGGTATCTCGTCTTCCACACGCTGTTCTACCTGGACCTCTATCTCTCCCCCGCGCTCGAAGGGTGGGCGCCGCCGCCGCCGTTCACGCTCGGCGAGCTGGAGGACGGCATCCTCCCCGAGCGCGTGTACACGAAGGACGAGCTGCTCGGCTACCTCCGCTTCGGCCGCGACAAGTGCCGCGAATCCATCGCCGCCCTGACGGACGAGGCGGCGGGCGCGATTCGTGGCTACGGCTGGCGCGACATGAGCGCGTTCGAATGGCTGATCTACAATCTCCGCCACGTGCAGCATCACACCGCGCAGCTCAATCTCCTCCTGCGGCAGGAGACGGACGCCGCGCCGCGGTGGGTCGGGCAGACGCAGGCGCCGCTGCGCGACGGCGATCCATCCCCGTCCCCTTGA
- a CDS encoding SRPBCC family protein, with the protein MSDTIQPPVATAQMMIRRPAAEVFAAMVDPAVTTRFWFSRGSGRMQAGRRVRWDWEMYGAGTDVDVKELEQDRRVLFEWNGPDNPSQVEWKFEPLGDDRTMVSVRNWGFGGDADAQVRAAVDSAGGYAFVLAGLKAFLEHGIELDLIADHAPDALVEGWASRSRE; encoded by the coding sequence ATGAGCGACACGATCCAGCCGCCGGTGGCCACCGCGCAGATGATGATCCGACGCCCCGCCGCGGAGGTGTTCGCGGCGATGGTGGACCCCGCCGTCACCACGCGCTTCTGGTTCTCGCGCGGCAGCGGCCGCATGCAGGCGGGGCGCCGCGTGCGGTGGGACTGGGAGATGTACGGCGCCGGCACGGACGTGGACGTGAAGGAGCTGGAGCAGGACCGGCGCGTCCTGTTCGAGTGGAACGGCCCGGACAATCCCAGCCAGGTCGAGTGGAAGTTCGAGCCGCTGGGCGACGACCGCACGATGGTCTCCGTCCGCAACTGGGGCTTCGGCGGCGACGCGGACGCGCAGGTGCGGGCGGCCGTCGACTCCGCGGGCGGCTACGCGTTCGTGCTCGCCGGCCTCAAGGCGTTCCTGGAGCACGGGATCGAGCTCGACCTGATCGCCGACCACGCCCCCGACGCGCTGGTCGAGGGCTGGGCGTCGCGGTCGCGGGAGTAA
- a CDS encoding VOC family protein, translating into MAITQRIVPCLWFDDQAEEAARFYTGIFPNSRIRTTTHYGPAGFEIHQRPTGSVMTVEFELDGQAFTALNGGPIFTFNEAVSLQVMCETQEEIDSYWEKLGAGGDPNAQQCGWLKDRYGLSWRWCPGGWRRCWPTPSRPARSGP; encoded by the coding sequence ATGGCCATCACCCAACGCATCGTCCCCTGCCTCTGGTTCGACGACCAGGCCGAGGAGGCCGCACGGTTCTACACGGGGATCTTCCCCAACTCGCGCATCCGCACGACGACGCACTACGGCCCCGCGGGGTTCGAGATCCACCAGCGGCCGACGGGGAGCGTGATGACGGTGGAATTCGAGCTCGACGGGCAGGCGTTCACCGCGCTCAACGGCGGGCCCATCTTCACCTTCAACGAGGCGGTGTCGCTGCAGGTGATGTGCGAGACGCAGGAGGAGATCGACTCGTACTGGGAGAAGCTGGGCGCCGGCGGCGACCCCAACGCGCAGCAGTGCGGCTGGCTGAAGGACCGCTACGGCCTCTCCTGGAGGTGGTGCCCAGGGGGATGGAGGAGATGCTGGCCGACCCCGAGTCGCCCGGCGCGCAGCGGGCCATGA
- a CDS encoding phosphodiester glycosidase family protein gives MRLPRALTLAASALAFAATSACAQRGDGMSVSRETFDGAEWIVARADMHRVRLRMLSAGGAIGSYRQAEDALRRRGERMLLATNGGLFDGGPIGLHVEDGRVVRALNLDTVPPAGQKPGNFYYLPNAVLYQDRAGNVAIRDARRMHGRESSVRDGTQSGPALLLDGAVHRVARPPNRGVAHRNRLAACVTGPRELVIVFARQPTTFPQLARFLAGLGCRDAVFLDANVPGIYVPGERIDVAPQSFAGILTLTVPSDDAARP, from the coding sequence ATGCGTCTCCCGCGCGCGCTCACCCTCGCCGCATCCGCGCTGGCGTTCGCGGCGACGTCGGCGTGCGCGCAGCGCGGCGACGGGATGTCGGTCAGTCGGGAGACGTTCGATGGCGCGGAGTGGATCGTCGCGCGCGCGGACATGCATCGCGTGCGGCTGCGGATGCTGTCCGCGGGTGGCGCCATCGGCTCGTATCGCCAGGCAGAGGACGCGCTCCGCCGCCGCGGCGAGCGGATGCTGCTGGCCACGAACGGCGGGCTGTTCGACGGTGGCCCCATCGGCCTGCACGTCGAGGACGGGCGTGTCGTCCGCGCGCTGAACCTCGACACCGTGCCGCCGGCGGGGCAGAAGCCGGGCAACTTCTACTATCTCCCCAACGCGGTGCTGTACCAGGACCGCGCGGGGAACGTGGCCATCCGCGACGCGCGCCGGATGCACGGCCGCGAGTCCTCCGTCCGCGACGGCACGCAGTCCGGCCCCGCGCTGCTGCTGGACGGCGCCGTGCACCGCGTCGCGCGGCCGCCCAACCGCGGCGTGGCGCATCGCAACCGCCTGGCCGCGTGCGTCACCGGCCCGCGCGAGCTGGTGATCGTGTTCGCGCGGCAGCCGACGACGTTTCCGCAGCTCGCCCGCTTCCTGGCCGGCCTCGGCTGCCGCGACGCGGTGTTCCTGGACGCCAACGTCCCCGGGATCTACGTCCCCGGCGAGCGCATCGACGTGGCGCCGCAGAGCTTCGCGGGAATCCTCACCCTCACCGTGCCGAGCGATGACGCCGCGCGCCCGTAG
- a CDS encoding class I SAM-dependent methyltransferase — MTEVAAGDARFAGSVPEMYDRHLGPMLFAPYAAELAARLRLPPAAAVLEVAAGTGILTERLAALPGGASLTVTDLNAPMLEIARRKLDGAAAGREVAWRTADALDLPFADGSFDAVVCQFGAMFFPDKPRAARETFRVLRPGGEWLFSVWGALGDNPHGHVTYEVGARFFPDSPPEFYRVPFNFHDPGALRRVVMEAGFAEPEIVTLDRVAEAPSAMDAAVGLVRGNPLIDTIRERGTVAPEEIEQALAETFAREFGDHPLRLPTRARVVSTRRPG, encoded by the coding sequence ATGACGGAGGTCGCCGCGGGCGACGCGCGCTTCGCAGGCTCGGTCCCGGAGATGTACGACCGCCATCTCGGGCCGATGCTGTTCGCGCCGTACGCGGCGGAGCTGGCGGCGCGGCTGCGTCTCCCGCCCGCGGCCGCCGTGCTCGAGGTGGCCGCGGGGACGGGGATCCTGACCGAGCGGCTCGCCGCACTCCCCGGCGGCGCGTCGCTCACGGTGACGGACCTGAACGCGCCGATGCTGGAGATCGCCCGGCGCAAGCTCGACGGCGCCGCGGCGGGGCGCGAGGTCGCGTGGCGAACGGCGGACGCGCTGGATCTGCCGTTCGCCGACGGCTCGTTCGACGCGGTGGTGTGCCAGTTCGGGGCGATGTTCTTCCCCGACAAGCCGCGGGCAGCACGCGAGACCTTCCGCGTGCTGCGGCCCGGTGGGGAGTGGCTGTTCAGCGTCTGGGGCGCGCTGGGCGACAATCCCCACGGGCACGTGACCTACGAGGTCGGCGCGCGCTTCTTCCCCGACAGCCCGCCGGAGTTCTACCGCGTGCCGTTCAACTTCCACGATCCCGGCGCGCTGCGGCGCGTGGTGATGGAAGCGGGATTCGCGGAGCCGGAGATCGTCACGCTCGATCGCGTCGCCGAAGCCCCGTCCGCGATGGATGCGGCAGTCGGGCTGGTGCGCGGCAATCCGCTGATCGACACGATCCGCGAGCGCGGCACCGTCGCGCCGGAGGAGATCGAGCAGGCGCTGGCCGAGACGTTCGCGCGCGAGTTCGGCGACCACCCGCTGCGCCTCCCCACGCGCGCCCGCGTCGTCTCTACCCGCCGTCCGGGCTGA
- a CDS encoding HIT family protein: MNPDCVFCQIVAGQSPVSAFYEDDLVLGLMTIGPVTTGHAMVIPKAHFASLAEMDEATGRHLWTVTQRTAEALRHSGVRCEGVNLFLADGEAAFQDVFHVHMHVFPRFRGDPFRLVADWDVHPPREELDRVAGQIRAAYDALWAGSPPG; encoded by the coding sequence ATGAACCCGGATTGCGTGTTCTGCCAGATCGTAGCCGGCCAGAGCCCGGTGAGCGCGTTCTACGAGGACGACCTCGTGCTCGGGCTGATGACGATCGGACCGGTCACCACCGGGCACGCGATGGTGATTCCGAAGGCGCACTTCGCATCCCTCGCCGAGATGGACGAGGCGACGGGGCGGCACCTCTGGACGGTGACGCAGCGGACCGCCGAGGCGCTCCGCCACTCGGGCGTGCGCTGCGAGGGAGTGAACCTGTTCCTCGCCGACGGCGAGGCGGCGTTCCAGGACGTCTTCCACGTGCACATGCACGTCTTCCCGCGTTTCCGGGGCGATCCGTTTCGCCTGGTGGCGGACTGGGACGTCCATCCCCCGCGCGAGGAGCTGGACCGCGTGGCCGGCCAGATCCGCGCGGCTTACGATGCGCTCTGGGCCGGCAGTCCGCCGGGCTGA
- a CDS encoding nuclear transport factor 2 family protein, with protein MSPNKQTVQTYMEAFTRTDRATILSCLTDDVEWVIPGMVHLHGKDEFNGEIVNDAFTGSPDITVTRMVEEDDVVVAEGRVRASRKDGGTLHAVFCDVFVMCDAKIRQLISYLMEVKPDAG; from the coding sequence GTGAGCCCGAACAAGCAGACCGTGCAGACCTACATGGAGGCATTCACCCGCACCGACCGCGCGACCATCCTCTCCTGCCTGACCGACGACGTGGAGTGGGTGATCCCCGGGATGGTGCACCTGCATGGCAAGGACGAGTTCAACGGCGAGATCGTGAACGACGCCTTCACCGGCAGCCCGGACATCACCGTCACCCGGATGGTGGAGGAGGACGACGTCGTGGTCGCCGAGGGACGCGTCCGCGCCTCGCGCAAGGACGGCGGCACGCTGCACGCGGTGTTCTGCGACGTGTTCGTGATGTGCGATGCGAAGATCCGCCAGCTCATCTCGTACCTGATGGAGGTGAAGCCGGACGCGGGCTGA
- a CDS encoding DUF4157 domain-containing protein, giving the protein MTSPIRTHAQKPAQSQPETSKQPERKRERPPSERRAAAVPRAAGGAGEGSDPRAGSAPAGGASFEFGRIPVHARAPLRVQPKLRIGAPGDAHEREADRVAELVARMPSPDAPGRSGERGDRASATSAPHAAGIAGSAGRALDAGSRAFMESRFGHDFSRVRVHTDADAARAADAVRARAYTVGRDIVFGRGEYAPASAEGRRLLAHELTHVVQQRTAPGLPSPAAAPVETRTAGAEAVLQRSAIATWTNASDAERLATLSESRQKKYRKQQDRIAQGKTVKKPISLPPLDKILTLTANYHHYDQYPTPEGPMLLFDKEIIEGVRKQFRIGGAPDFWPGIKWKKQDGTLVDIGVRFNISFIEHKLNPGSPDWENYLGKSMAKDPAVQSDPKENLLMMRSIDELTDKDIDIPALMAKAKSIGLSNFVFDPSTTTVIYTPSVSGGAVQTLALPDQALTVIKLIREEAKLQGLDEKLKNDVLGYAGEWAVTFDREKTAPAEKKFNTYAPVSPTAKLTPGEKKMLGRTTTLRYSLDEQRRRMVAVVTHEIGHNIGMAHSDFGIMGKDAETEMWHQQQVTTGLMEVSVETRLPDLAHENVQLLVHRLQAMTNYVLPVLAANTAAEKPQLQDFTDVPVDKVKDLMTNKDWKKIFDDDLYASLVAVPYTKARQDEMLAAGQLTATDPGIIDAAMKARGRLTYDDWTKLSVIAQTNIEAATLKLIGEASAGVTYFASATEQTAY; this is encoded by the coding sequence ATGACGAGCCCCATCCGGACACACGCGCAGAAGCCGGCGCAATCCCAACCGGAGACGTCGAAGCAGCCGGAACGCAAGCGCGAGCGGCCGCCGTCCGAGCGCCGCGCCGCCGCGGTGCCGCGCGCGGCCGGCGGCGCCGGTGAGGGCTCCGATCCGCGCGCCGGATCGGCGCCGGCAGGCGGCGCATCGTTCGAGTTCGGCCGCATTCCCGTGCACGCCCGCGCGCCGCTCCGCGTCCAGCCGAAGCTGCGGATCGGCGCGCCGGGCGACGCACACGAGCGGGAGGCGGACCGCGTCGCCGAGCTGGTCGCGCGCATGCCGTCACCCGACGCGCCGGGGAGATCCGGGGAGCGGGGTGATCGGGCGTCCGCGACCTCCGCGCCCCACGCCGCGGGGATCGCGGGCTCGGCGGGGCGGGCGCTGGACGCGGGGAGCCGGGCGTTCATGGAGTCGCGCTTCGGCCACGACTTCAGCCGCGTGCGCGTGCACACCGACGCGGACGCGGCGCGCGCGGCCGACGCGGTGCGGGCGCGCGCCTACACGGTGGGCCGCGACATCGTGTTCGGCCGCGGCGAGTACGCGCCGGCCAGCGCGGAGGGGCGCAGGCTGCTGGCGCACGAGCTGACGCACGTGGTGCAGCAGCGCACGGCGCCGGGGCTTCCGTCCCCCGCCGCGGCGCCGGTGGAGACGCGTACGGCCGGCGCAGAAGCCGTGCTGCAGCGCAGCGCCATCGCCACGTGGACGAACGCGTCCGACGCGGAGCGGCTCGCCACGCTCTCCGAGTCGCGCCAGAAGAAGTACCGGAAGCAGCAGGACCGCATCGCGCAGGGGAAGACGGTGAAGAAGCCCATCTCCCTGCCGCCGCTCGACAAGATCCTCACCCTCACCGCCAACTACCACCACTACGACCAGTATCCCACCCCCGAGGGGCCGATGCTGCTGTTCGACAAGGAGATCATCGAGGGGGTGCGGAAGCAGTTCCGCATCGGCGGCGCGCCGGACTTCTGGCCGGGGATCAAGTGGAAGAAGCAGGACGGGACCCTGGTCGACATCGGCGTGCGGTTCAACATCTCCTTCATCGAGCACAAGCTGAACCCGGGGTCGCCCGACTGGGAGAACTATCTCGGGAAGAGCATGGCGAAGGACCCCGCGGTACAATCCGATCCGAAGGAGAACCTGCTGATGATGCGGTCGATCGACGAGTTGACCGACAAGGACATCGACATCCCCGCGCTCATGGCCAAGGCGAAGAGCATCGGCCTCTCCAACTTCGTCTTCGACCCCTCCACCACCACCGTCATTTACACGCCCTCCGTCAGCGGCGGCGCGGTGCAGACGCTCGCCCTGCCCGACCAGGCCCTCACCGTCATCAAGCTGATCCGCGAGGAGGCCAAGCTGCAGGGCCTGGACGAGAAGCTGAAGAACGACGTGCTCGGCTACGCGGGGGAGTGGGCGGTCACCTTCGACCGGGAGAAGACGGCGCCCGCGGAAAAGAAGTTCAACACCTACGCGCCCGTGAGCCCGACCGCGAAGCTCACCCCGGGCGAGAAGAAGATGCTGGGCCGGACGACCACGCTGCGCTACTCCCTCGACGAGCAGCGCCGGCGCATGGTGGCGGTGGTCACCCACGAGATCGGGCACAACATCGGGATGGCCCACTCGGACTTCGGGATCATGGGAAAGGACGCGGAGACGGAGATGTGGCACCAGCAGCAGGTGACCACGGGGCTGATGGAGGTGAGCGTGGAGACGCGCCTTCCCGACCTGGCGCACGAGAACGTGCAGCTGCTGGTGCACCGCCTCCAGGCGATGACCAACTACGTGCTTCCCGTGCTCGCCGCGAACACCGCCGCCGAGAAGCCGCAGCTGCAGGACTTCACCGACGTGCCGGTGGACAAGGTGAAGGACCTGATGACGAACAAGGACTGGAAGAAGATCTTCGACGACGACCTGTACGCGTCGCTGGTCGCCGTCCCCTACACCAAGGCGCGGCAGGACGAGATGCTGGCCGCGGGGCAGCTCACCGCCACCGACCCGGGGATCATTGACGCCGCGATGAAGGCCCGCGGGCGCCTGACCTACGACGACTGGACGAAGCTTTCCGTGATCGCCCAGACGAACATCGAGGCCGCCACGCTCAAGCTGATCGGCGAGGCCTCCGCCGGCGTCACCTACTTCGCCTCGGCGACGGAGCAGACCGCGTACTGA
- a CDS encoding GNAT family N-acetyltransferase, protein MKIRAAIARFVRGLLRSSKAANARRMRRRGEDPSAFAIRDAREDEIPALARLHVITWNDTYPGVRRPPTVALRERQWREKFAAAEPGWFCLVAERGDGELVGFAQGNRYSSADQPDYAGQLNKIYLLREYQRLGLGRRLMGHAARRFLADGVGSMLLFADEGNPSLRFYAALGGENLVAPDGTVSPANFGWKDLRALAERCPVEFD, encoded by the coding sequence ATGAAGATTCGCGCGGCGATCGCCCGCTTCGTGCGCGGGTTGCTGCGGTCGTCGAAGGCCGCCAACGCCCGGCGGATGCGGCGCCGCGGCGAGGACCCGTCCGCGTTCGCCATCCGCGACGCGCGCGAGGACGAGATCCCCGCGCTCGCGCGGCTGCACGTAATCACCTGGAACGACACCTACCCCGGCGTCCGCCGCCCGCCGACGGTGGCGCTGCGCGAGCGCCAGTGGCGCGAGAAGTTTGCGGCGGCCGAGCCCGGCTGGTTCTGCCTCGTCGCCGAGCGCGGCGACGGGGAGCTGGTCGGCTTCGCGCAGGGGAACCGCTACTCGTCCGCCGACCAGCCCGACTATGCCGGCCAGCTCAACAAGATCTACCTGCTGCGCGAGTACCAGCGCCTGGGGCTGGGCCGCAGGCTGATGGGCCACGCTGCGCGGCGGTTCCTGGCCGACGGCGTCGGCTCGATGCTCCTGTTCGCGGACGAGGGGAACCCGTCGCTGCGCTTCTACGCGGCGCTCGGCGGCGAGAACCTGGTCGCGCCCGACGGCACCGTCAGCCCCGCCAACTTCGGCTGGAAGGACCTGCGCGCGCTCGCGGAACGATGCCCGGTGGAATTCGATTGA
- a CDS encoding CAP domain-containing protein produces MKMRRLLLAAAIVLAGCARTQAGSAPAPSDVSALEQELVAGVNRYRAEKGLPLLRPNARIATIARRHSEAAARGETPLSDGQGRLRARAVSVSMPVQTWAEDVVEGRIPAAADVAQRLTERLIATGRAHLEDAQFEDVGIGIARDPAGTYYLTQLLILSRGGYQRP; encoded by the coding sequence ATGAAGATGCGGCGACTGCTGCTGGCGGCGGCGATCGTGCTCGCGGGATGCGCGCGGACACAGGCCGGCTCCGCGCCCGCGCCGTCCGACGTCTCCGCGCTGGAGCAGGAGCTGGTCGCTGGGGTGAACCGCTATCGCGCGGAGAAGGGGCTGCCGCTGCTGCGGCCGAACGCGCGCATCGCCACCATCGCGCGGCGGCACAGCGAGGCCGCCGCGCGGGGCGAGACGCCGCTTTCCGACGGGCAGGGGCGGCTGCGCGCGCGGGCGGTGTCGGTGAGCATGCCGGTGCAGACGTGGGCGGAGGACGTGGTCGAGGGCCGCATCCCCGCCGCGGCCGACGTGGCGCAGCGGCTGACGGAGCGCCTGATCGCCACCGGCCGCGCGCACCTCGAGGACGCGCAGTTCGAGGACGTCGGCATCGGCATCGCGCGCGACCCGGCGGGCACGTACTACCTCACCCAACTGCTCATCCTCTCGCGCGGCGGCTACCAGCGGCCGTAG
- a CDS encoding DinB family protein — MSISDLLLPELENELATTRRVLERVPTEKGEWKPHEKSFPMGHLAQLVARLPSWVPMTMSRTELDISPKEGPRFPGYSYETTETLLAEFDRNAAAARETIAKARDEDFDVPWTLKKGGEVVMTQSRYQILRGMVLNHLVHHRAQLGVYLRLVDLPVPQMYGPTADEGK; from the coding sequence ATGTCCATCTCCGACCTGCTGCTGCCGGAGCTCGAGAACGAGCTCGCCACCACCCGCCGCGTGCTGGAGCGCGTGCCGACCGAGAAGGGGGAGTGGAAGCCGCACGAGAAGTCCTTCCCCATGGGCCACCTGGCCCAGCTCGTGGCGCGCCTCCCCAGCTGGGTGCCGATGACGATGAGCCGCACCGAGCTCGACATCTCGCCGAAGGAGGGGCCGCGGTTCCCCGGCTACTCATACGAGACCACCGAGACGCTGCTGGCCGAATTCGATCGCAACGCAGCGGCCGCGCGCGAGACGATCGCGAAGGCGCGCGACGAGGACTTCGATGTGCCGTGGACGCTGAAGAAGGGCGGCGAGGTGGTGATGACGCAGAGCCGCTACCAGATCCTGCGCGGGATGGTGCTCAACCACCTGGTGCACCACCGCGCGCAGCTTGGCGTCTACCTGCGGCTGGTCGATCTTCCGGTGCCGCAGATGTACGGCCCGACGGCCGACGAGGGGAAGTAG
- a CDS encoding GNAT family N-acetyltransferase — translation MGEIEIRRLGEGDAAVLGRVLPDVFDHEIDPAAAAAFLSDPHHHLVVAIEDGAVIGFASAIDYFHPDKPRPELWIDEVGVAPERHGRGVGKAVVRGMLDVARAIGCGEAWVLTDRDNAAAMRLYASTGGEESDAVMFTFSLDEGGER, via the coding sequence ATGGGCGAGATCGAGATCCGCAGGCTGGGAGAAGGTGACGCGGCGGTGCTCGGCCGCGTGCTGCCGGACGTCTTCGACCACGAGATCGATCCCGCGGCGGCCGCGGCGTTCCTTTCCGATCCCCATCATCACCTCGTCGTCGCGATCGAGGACGGCGCGGTGATCGGCTTCGCGTCCGCGATCGACTACTTCCACCCCGACAAGCCGCGGCCGGAGCTGTGGATCGACGAGGTCGGCGTCGCCCCCGAGCGGCACGGGCGCGGTGTCGGCAAGGCGGTGGTGCGTGGGATGCTGGACGTCGCGCGCGCCATCGGCTGCGGCGAGGCGTGGGTGCTGACCGATCGCGACAACGCCGCGGCGATGCGGCTCTACGCCTCCACCGGCGGCGAGGAGTCCGACGCGGTGATGTTCACATTCTCGCTGGACGAGGGCGGCGAGCGCTGA